From the genome of Labeo rohita strain BAU-BD-2019 chromosome 12, IGBB_LRoh.1.0, whole genome shotgun sequence:
GAATCTCAGCGTGTCCTTGTGTGTTTGTCTACCTGTGATGATCAGACACTCGTTATCGTCCAGCGCTTCAGTGAAGAGCCGAGCTGCGATGAGTTCCGGGTTAATCAGAAAACGGATTTCCTCCTGAACCAGACCGGAACCGGTAACTCCCCCCCCAACAAACCGGTTGGCAAAGTCCacctgcagaaaaaaaacaaacaaacacacagaggaAGCCATCAAACCCATCAACAGCATGTCCAGATCACATTTCACAACAGAATTTGTTGTATACGCTGGCAATGTTAACATGCCATTTCCCGACCAATCTCACAGGGGGAATGTTAATAATGAACCagaaaaacttgaaatttttgttgcatttgagCACAGAAGTATGATATTGCAACACAGAGAAGTGCATTTTTGCTTAAGCTACTAAAAGTCTTAAACTAAGATAAGATTGTGTGTGCTTGATTGCAATTTAAGATAATGTATTTGGTcagcgccgatagccttgtggttagggCACTTTATACTGCgtaactgcgctcacggtgacccgagtttgattcccgtctcgaggtcctttgctgatcccgctcccctccccaatactttcctgtcatctctccactgtcctgtccgaataaaaatatatatgtataatgtatttgTTATCTGAATTTGTGACACTCAGAGTGATGTTGCAGTTTTTCAGGTTGAGCTTATGACACTTGCAACATCTGAGCATGTGTGAAGCCACACGTGTCATGTGCGTAGAAATTGCCATGGCAACAGGGGGCCCCACACAAAgagtaatgtgtgtgtgtgtgtgtgtgtgtgtgtgtgcaccaaATGTTTGACTTATATGGAAGTACAAGGAGGAGACATTGTAATGTTTGTGGCAGACTACTTGTTGCCACACCTCAGGTGAAGACTTTCtcgctgttattttgaatttattgcttatgagttattgttttattaaaccgAGACCATTTCAGATGGTGATTCGCCTAAACCTCTCTTATAACAAGACTCGACTAGAGTGATTTATTTCTTCTAACCTATTATCCGAACCTGAAAGAATCCTTACCGAGCCCCAAGTGATCGGACCTGGCTGATCTAGTTATGACAACATCAGAGAATATTGAACAGCTGACTATGCACTCGATCCATCAGGTGAGAGCTGTTTCATTAGCGATGGATTTGGCTTACTGCGATGGTAAAAATGTGGATTAGGTAGTTCACTACTGAGGtggaatatttcacaaattacaTCACGAATATGAATCCTGTTTAAGAGAGTCTCAGTCAGCAGGACCTTCTAGAGAAGGGAGtaactaatcaaaaaaaatattttaaaaaatgcattaaaataataagaaaaggTTTCCTGTCCCATGTCCCGTGAACGGTCTTCACTGTCCTCAGGATGTACTGATCTGATGTGAAGCGTGAGCGCGTTTTGGACGCGTTTATCAATCGTCACCTGCAGCATGCCGTAGCCCTGGTCCTCTATGGTTCCATCACAGCTGATGTGAAGCTTGCTGAACTGCTTTTCTGAACTAAAAACCAAACGAAGAGTGTTTATTGGCCTGTGGGAAAAGAAACGCTGTTGATTGCGTGAGGATCAATCGGTCTCACCTCGACCACGAGGGCAAACTCTGCAGACACTGTCTGGTGTACGTTATGAGACCGTTGGGCCCTCGGatgaacaaaacacacaacaaattacaacaaacaacaaacggCATCATTCGACCGATCTGTGAACGAACGAGTGTTTGTGACGTGCGAAGGAAGCCAAACTCACTCCGCTGCGTGATCCGTTTAAAGTACCACAGAAGGGTTTTGAGTTTCTCCTGTTTTCTCTGAGACGAACCTTCAAACAACCTACAAAACACAGAGCAGACCGTATAAAAGACCGGtctaatatttcatattcataaatGGCAGTCAAAATCACTGTTCATGCATTTAAAGACAGAAGAGCTCCAATCGCTGACGTCAAACCTGCAGGACGCCGCCTGATGGAGTCTGAACGCGCTCATGTACGAGATCAACAACAACcaacattcacagaaaacactGGAATGATTCCCGTCAAACGTCTCTCTGAGAAACCGACGTCATGTCAGACACATCACactttaatcaatatttcatgtccatgtatgtatttatttggtatacacacatacatatacatatattatatatatatatatatatatatagacacacacgACACGAAGCTCAGCTGAACGTATCTCCTAACATATGATAATACGTAAATGCAGTATGCAGGGTCATAATTCAGTCTTGTAAAGAGATACTGTTAGTAATCTCTGATCATTGGTTCACTCTTTTCAGATACCGAATATGCTCAAAAATGAACCTCTGGACTGATAATGTTTGACTCTTCTGTGAAATCACACTCGTACGCGTGCGATGTGCTTTATACGGCACCTGCTGAAGTTGATGTCAGGATAGTTGCTGAACTCCGTTCTCCGAGAGTTCCGTCGAGGAAACGTGCAGAAGAAAGCGTTTGCTAGCAGACACGAGACCTGCTCCTGAGACAGCGTGATGGAGCCACAGCGCTGCGTCCTCAACAGCGGAATCGGCTGAACACACAGAGACGAGAAACACGGCCGATCGAGTGATTCGATCAACACAATGACATGAGAAAGCCTCCACAGGCTGAAAATGCTCTTGACTTTTATTACTACTGACATTTATTAGCAAGGGCAGACAGTCACACAACATCTTTTATTCTGTTGCTGTACTTAagttcattcattcagtatTTGAGTATTTTCATTCTGGGAAATACATTCCAAATCAGGGGTGTAAAAAGGTACAGAGAAAGTGTTCACAAGTTAAAGTACAAGTACTGTGTCTTTTTTCTACGTAAAGTCAAATCTAATCAAACATTCATtgagtgaaagaaaaaaaaaaagtaaatttagtTACTTATTTACTAATTGAGATGGCCACAATAACACTACATAAAGCACAGATGAACAAACTCCACACACAGGAATTAAACTCCATCTGCCATGTACTGAAAACACATATACAACTTAACTTACCAACCCTAACTAAAACGAGTTTGGTTTGAATTCACTTTATTCAAGTCACGCATGTTTCACCATCGAGAGGTGTAGCAGAAGTtctgttgtttattaaaaaagttcATCATATTTTGGTAGTAATCGTTATGAATCAAATCACACAGCGTTCACAAGGACGCAACGTcgtgtttttaaagtttttgtttgcagGTGCCATTCTAGAAACACCCTATTCTCTGTCAGGAAGGATTAAAAAAATCTCCATGAATGAAAATGTCCTTTAACAGGGAgcttatgaaataaaataagtgcttTTTGATTTGCTGTGCGATCTCGAAAAATATAACATGCACGCCTCGGGTCGTCTCACAGTTCATTTCTGAAACACCTTTCAAAAGTGCTGCTCATCTCTTTAATGATGAAATATGTTTGCACAAAGGCTCTAAATAAAAGCAGGCACCAGTATCCGTGTGTATCCTGATCTCCGAACTGAAGGAGATGAAATCAATCCTCAAATCTGACCGCTCGTGCAGCCTGCAATCATGAACCGTGTTCGTTCACTCAGACCAGAGGAGAACTGCTCCTGGCTGCTCCTTATATCTGAATcaaatttgtttcataattaacaAATTTTGCTACATTGacatgaactgaatcaacactaaACTGACTCGAGCTGAATAATGCACTGTACAGCAGAATCTGAAACAATCTCATACTTGATGAAGTTTGCATCATCGATTCTTTTCCTGTTTAATGCTGTAAGGCTGCTTTGAAACagtctgtattgtataaagacagaaataaatgtgactcGACTTTCTGTGAATGACTTCAGCTTCATTCACTGAAAGCAGATCTTTACATGTGTATCAGGAGCAGGAGGATGGAGCGTagcagaaagaaaataaatgatagTCTTAACACAGCACTACTACTTGTGATACACAAATACAGTAAGTGATGCCCCTCTGAATTATCAAGcctaaagaaaaaataatatctctTATTACTTTCTTAAAATGATAGATATAAACTGGAGCTACAGATAACGACGCTCTGCTTTTGTCTCAACGACAGCAGGTACAGAAGAGTCTAAATCACACATATCACTATAACTGACTACTGAACATGGGGAAACTGTTTCCTAAATGATGTTGTGGGGACACATCAGCCGCTAAAGAGCCCAAATAGAGGCAAACTCCTCAGAAGAGACTGGAGAACAGAGGAAGAAACATTACGTGAGCGAACAGCACAGAAACAGGGAGAGATCTGACAATCAGAAACACACTGAGAAACCACAGGAGCTTTGAAACCTGCTGTTCATCAGCACAGCTCTGATCAATCTGCGACCTCATTGGTGGAGGATCAGTGGGCGGAGACTacatcaatcaattaatcaatcagtGAGTGCTCGAGTGTTCTCATTGGTGGAGGCCGAATGGAATGAAACAAGATAAACTCAGAGAATGAGAGCATAATCAAGACTCTTACTGTATGAATCACTGGCCAAAACAGACcaacaagaaacaaaaaatgtcaataattaAGAAAACTGAGAAAGAGAGGCCAAAAAAGGAGAGACAGATGTTGAGATCAAATAACatatgaagaaataaaatagaGAATGTCTAGAGAAGATGAATGAGATGAATGGAGCAGGTCTCGTTGAGGTTCTGTACCTGCGTGAGGAGTTTCGGTGCTCTCAGTGCCAGCTGTGCCATGGCTGGAAGCAGCTCTACAAACATCTTCTGAGATTCAGACGCCTGCAGACtctggaaacacacacacacgtttgtttttgtgaattgtggggactttccatagacttctatagattttatactgaccaaacgatattgtctatcccctaacccaaccctaaccctaaacctagccctcacagaaaacatgtttgcatcgttacactttcagataaacaccatttactatttttaattattttttaacattgtggggaccgcagacTTTCTGCTGAGTGTTCAGACCCAGCTGTGACATGGAGCAAACAAACACGTGTTAAAAGTGTGATGCCTTTCTTATAAACCCCTCACAGATCACACACTCATCTCTCTTTAAGACTAAGTGAAGCTAGAAAGTACAAAAGCGCAGCACAAACTTGAGTCTAACAGACTGAGCTGAGATGCATTCTGTGGTCTCGTGTAATTTCACATGAGGGAGACACACTTTTACATACAGTAATCTGTGTGTCTCAAAGCAGAGCGCAGATAAACGCTCCGTTACACCGTTACCGTGTGCTTCTGCATCTCACGGACAGATcagagtgttttgttttgtcctgTTGATTCCAGTTCATGTCCCATGACCGCTAGAGAGCCAAACTCAGATGAAGAAAGACACTGATTCAGCTCTAACCGTTGGTCAATCAAGAGAAAGAAAACGATCTTTCCTGCTCCgcagacacaaacacatgcagctACTTCATCTGCATTTTTATTCTCATTTACAGACAAACCATGACAAGCTGAAATTCATTTCGTCAAGACGGACCTTCAGAGCTTTTACAGTTTGACACTAACGAGCAGAAGAAATGCAGGCGCTCTTCAAAGCTGTCCGACGAAACGATCACACAACAGGAAAACAAACGCCCGTAAAATCACACCGGCTGCGGGTCCATCGCTCTTCTCGCACAAACGGCCCCAATCAGCAATTTATGGCACGAGCAccgacacacacacgcacgcccGGCGTCAGTCTATCATAGAGGATAGTTACTCCGCTCTTATTTACGATGGCAGTGTCAGGATGATCAAACTAAAGGGCAATTTCATCAAGGTCTCTGAGGTTTCTCGTCTGATTAAAACACGTCCGGGAACAAATGCAGATGAGGACGGGTGTCCTTAAACGAGTCCAGCTCTCAGCGCCGTTCAGCTCGGGACATTTGTACGACACGTCGAAAAGAAGAGCCGAGGAAGGTCATAAATAACGGTGACACCGTAAAACCGGAGAGCAGGACGGCAGCCAGCTGAGACTTCAAATCAACAAAACGCACACAATCTACACAACATCTGACGAACGGCAGATCGTTCACAGTCTGATGTCATCGCGATTCATGTATTCTGTTCGAAACGCTGCTGAATCTGCCTACAGCAATTAACATGCTGTAACGTGCGTCTGATTCTcagagagaaaacaaacaatcaGACGCTGTCAATCAAACGCACGCGGCCCCGCCCTCTCCTCCCGTCCGTCAAACTGAACCTGTCCGTCGAAACGCATCACAAAGCTCTCCACAATCGCCGTCTAACGCTCACGAAACATTCGGGACCTTTCATAAAACATCTGAGTGAAGAAACGATCTCGTTACTGCACAAACGAACATCACTAACAAACCGCCTCTGAGGTAGACATCGGGTTTGGCAGGTAAAGGTTAGGCCTAAGCtatgaaaacagaaacaaacactTCACTGTCCATCAACTCCTTTGCACAATAACCAACATAAACTAAAGCAGCAGGACGGACTGTGTGATATTTATCAGATTCTGACAGCACAGCCCATCCTGCGCTTATAAGAGCTCAAATTGGCATCATGTTTTCACCGCCGTCTTTGCTTTGGCATCTGAAAGCTTCCTCTCTTAAAGAGGTCAAAAGATTaagaatattttgatttgagaTAAAGTTCACTGTAcgctaaaaatatatatatacagtaatgaTTCTCAGAATCAGAATAGAGCCTAATTTACGGAAACGACAATCACAATATTGATGTCATGGGCTCATTAGCATATGCCCGCCCACATCCACGTGTCAGCGATCATGTGAGGTATTAAACTGGAAGCAGGACAGATACTAGTATTCCTGAGCGTTAATTTAAATGTCACTCATTTCTAAAGGTCAGAGAGGGGGGAAAATGGTCATGCGTAACCACATTACTGCTCCAATTCAACTAtcagttcaaaaacatttaaactttggaaaataaaataatacacataaaTATCTCCTATGAATTATTGAATTTGTTTTCCGAAATAAATTATCAGTGTGATCTGTGCTTAAAAATCAGCCTTCAGCCAGTTAACCGTATGTACAacgtttttatgtaaaaatccAGGGAGTGAATTTGTGGGATTTACAATGACAGTGAGTTCAGATGTAATTTCACTCCTCGTGCCTCATTCAGGGAACTGAACATGAAACACGAACACCGCAATTACTGATGGGAAACAAACTCAAGTGATGCACAAATCCAGACaaaaaaattttactttgtaaaattacaccTTCTCTCTTCTAAATCTGATTTCcatgtcaaaaataaagatcGTATGGCAATTTGATGTATGCCTACGACACGATTAAACACACGGTCTATTATGTTCCTTCATTACATTCATTAAGTGCGTAAGCGGTTCGATTAAAGAGACATAATAAAGCAGAAACCCGCATGTGCGACAGTCACAGAGCAGAAGAGCCGCACTTCCTGTTCTTCATTCTGTTAGCATTGATTTCTCTGCAATATTTCTGCATTGGCTCCTTgggttaattaattaaaagtattgaCTGATGGGTCGTAACAATTCAAAGGAAAACAAAGTGTTTTATGACAACCTGTACCATAAATAACATCAAATCAATAACCAGATGCTCATATTTAGTGATACTAGCAGGAGGAGAGTCACGTGACCGAAGACTCTGTAATGAACGTGTTTACACCGAGTCACCCATAACCGTCCAAATGACTTTAATTAGGATGTAGTGCTTCATTAACAGAGAGCACTAATGGATCAGTGTGCttttggtttatatatcctggtggggacttaaacctgtacacacacatactaatggggactcgtgtcacgatggggacctaaattgaggtccccatgggtacaaaagcttataaatcatacagaatgagattttttgagaaagtaaaaatgcagaaagttttctgtaagggttaggtttaggggtagggttagggtaaggggatagaaaatacagtatggacagtatacaaaccattgcgcctatggagagtccccacaaggataataaaccagacatgtgtgtgtgtgtgtgtgtgtgtgtgtgtgtcattacAGGCGTGTCTTTACCTTACAGTACATATGCAGTGCCGTGAAGTTCCATCTCTTCGCTTGGCCCGCATTATATGTCAATATGGCATcctaaaaagtaatatatatttaaacaatagttcAGTTCTTGAAGTAAGTGTCAAAATAAGTATTACTGTATTGCTGTCTGTCTAATGGTCTGCAGTGAGTTTGGCTTTCGTTTCTCATACACAGACGTTTGCTGCCATCAGCTGGACAAAACTAGAAAactacaacacagtttttatttgtttcttcttcttcttcttattattattagcactTACCTTAATGAAGTCAAAACAAAGGCTTATATTAATTTACTATAATTACTTTTGCAACCATTTCGCTTTTTtagaattaatattaaaaagtatgaaTAATTTTTCCCAAATCAGAGAGTCTCCGTCGTgtcatatttaatttgtttctgaGGGCAGATGCTCCAGATGATAgctaattatgaacacacacGGACACAGAATGAACACACTCAAACCAACTCAATTATGTGAGCAATTCGCAAGAAAACAGCACCAAAATCACCTTCACATCATGAGAGGAGCTGAACGGGACACTCAGCGCTTTATTGATCAAATCCCATCGGCTCTGGAGAGTCTGGAAATATTCAAACATCACACAAATAATTCAGCTGATATTGGTTATACGTCCTGCACGGGCCCTGTGATTCCGGTGTGTGAGAGTGTTAGTCTGACCGTACGCTCCATGGGGAACAGGCTGTGTTTGGAGAAGGGCATTTTCACATGCGCGTCGTCCCAGCAGTCCCGCAGCTCATCTGGAGACGGATACGGCTCTGGAACACCACCGGACTGTAACAGGTCAGTCTGTCAAACACATACAGTCCTTTAAACATCAGCCTTAAAACACTAAGAAATGCGTTTATAATAACATGTGTATACagtataataattaattgtgcAGCTAATGGCACAACATGAGCGCAGCACCAGCACTGAGACTTATCATTTCTATTTTTGAATTCTTTCGTTGTTTTCCgctttattttataattgtcgGCTAAGCTCTTCCCACACCTGTTACGCTTTGATTCACAAATATTTAGGAAGCTCAAAGAGAAGCCCTGTGGCACTCACCGGAGCGAACGCCGCATTTGCGCTCGGGTCTCACACTCACCCTGATCATGACCGTGTGGCTGTCGGTGGGTTTCAGGGCGGGTAACGGGCCGCTGCACGCCGGCGCCCTCCTCAGGTCACTGAGAGAAACACCCAGCCGAGCGACGTTACCGATTAACGGCTTCCCATCGGCCCCTGCTGGAGATGCCGGCCTGTGAAGAGATCATCAGGGATGAGGAGAACGTCCAATCCATCACACACGATCAGAGCGACTGTAAAGGTGCTGTAAGCGATGCAGATGTTGTAAATCATGTCCGTCagcctatttttagtttatgtgTGGTAGTTTTGCTGACGGTGGATCTCCTACTCTGACCAGCAAAACACAGCTGAATATAAACGGGTTTAGAGCGGAAAACCACCTTAAGCTGGTCTCTGACAAAAAGACCACACCGCCCTCAAAATGACAGAGAGTGTTGTGATTGGCTGAGGAGGCTCCTCAGGTGTATCTCTCCGTCACACCTGTCAGCTGTTCGAATAGTATTGTGGCCGATATTCGCAGTCGCTTACAGCAGCTTTAACTCACGATTACATCCGCCAAACTCACGCTGCGGATCTGCGAAAACGTCTGAGAAATGCGCAGCTCCTCTGACTGTACGCGATTCTCCACGCGGAAACGCGCATCCTCAGCAGCCCGCAGAACTCTCTCATGTTCTACAACAACATCAGCACAGTCATTCTGACCCGGTCACTGTACTAAAACTCAAACTCAAAGGTCTGTGAAGACGAAATGCGTATGTTATAATGCTTGTGCGTTTGTAGATCGTAGATACGAACCGCAGCGGCTCTGAGGATCCCGAACGAACAGAAGACGACGAACAGAGCGACAGACGCTTGAACGAGGCCCGAACTCTCCCCTCCCGGTGACCGATTCACATCCATTCACACGAACTTCTCTGAACGGAACACGGTCCGCTCGGTAACGAAAGCAAAGTGTCTGAGAGTCAGAAATCACTTTCGTTTTCTTCACTTCCACTTTCCCTATCAGAGCGGATCCGAGATCAGCCACACGATTCAACAGCAGGTGATTACATATCGTGAATATTTTAGACGACACTTTTGTGTCAAATCAGTCAgattgaatcagtctgaatcaTTTTAATCATGGCCACGAACATTAAAAACTACGTCACTACTACTGGCGCCCCGGCATTGCTATCATAACAGTGTAATTGTTAGGCCTAAAACTCGgttttaaaaagtgtacaaaatACAAGCCAataatttagtttcatttttcacttttattgaaagtaaaaaaactgacagaaaatatattactatcaaatctcaatatattatttttattaagttctATGCAAAAGCATCagatttaactgttttttttactgtccAAATAATGTATAGTGTTACACAGCTATTATTATCAGAACACCATTTGTCTGAACACCATATtatctccatttgtcaccgatggagttttggttccttgccgctgtcgcctctggcttgcttagttggggacactttctcttaacacaatgttgcattttattttattgtttttgatgaactacctttacctaaaaattgagtgtttactgttgcctttggcattgttgatgtactgtttcctatttaatactgtacagccgccttgtcacaattctgtattgttaaaggcggtatataaataaaggtgacttgacttgaacaCGTGAGCAGATCAAAAATAGCGTCAATTTAGAAACAAATgcgattaa
Proteins encoded in this window:
- the LOC127173950 gene encoding poly(ADP-ribose) glycohydrolase isoform X3, whose product is MIRTDLLQSGGVPEPYPSPDELRDCWDDAHVKMPFSKHSLFPMERTTLQSRWDLINKALSVPFSSSHDVKDAILTYNAGQAKRWNFTALHMYCKSLQASESQKMFVELLPAMAQLALRAPKLLTQPIPLLRTQRCGSITLSQEQVSCLLANAFFCTFPRRNSRRTEFSNYPDINFSRLFEGSSQRKQEKLKTLLWYFKRITQRRPNGLITYTRQCLQSLPSWSSSEKQFSKLHISCDGTIEDQGYGMLQVDFANRFVGGGVTGSGLVQEEIRFLINPELIAARLFTEALDDNECLIITGTEQFSRYSGYSDTYRWDGNHNDQTLRDEWQRKCTEIVAIDALHYRNFLDQFHPENMKRELNKAYCGFVRPGVQTENLSAVATGNWGCGAFGGDKRLKAVLQMMAAAEAERDLMYFTFIDTDLLTDVHHIHTLITQSHATVGYVFGLLRQYYERVCKETTRGKPQETLYGFLVGCFLYSDVTVCASIKPF
- the LOC127173950 gene encoding poly(ADP-ribose) glycohydrolase isoform X2 is translated as MDVNRSPGGESSGLVQASVALFVVFCSFGILRAAANMREFCGLLRMRVSAWRIAYSQRSCAFLRRFRRSAAPASPAGADGKPLIGNVARLGVSLSDLRRAPACSGPLPALKPTDSHTVMIRTDLLQSGGVPEPYPSPDELRDCWDDAHVKMPFSKHSLFPMERTTLQSRWDLINKALSVPFSSSHDVKDAILTYNAGQAKRWNFTALHMYCKSLQASESQKMFVELLPAMAQLALRAPKLLTQPIPLLRTQRCGSITLSQEQVSCLLANAFFCTFPRRNSRRTEFSNYPDINFSRLFEGSSQRKQEKLKTLLWYFKRITQRRPNGLITYTRQCLQSLPSWSSSEKQFSKLHISCDGTIEDQGYGMLQVDFANRFVGGGVTGSGLVQEEIRFLINPELIAARLFTEALDDNECLIITGTEQFSRYSGYSDTYRWDGNHNDQTLRDEWQRKCTEIVAIDALHYRNFLDQFHPENMKRELNKAYCGFVRPGVQTENLSAVATGNWGCGAFGGDKRLKAVLQMMAAAEAERDLMYFTFIDTDLLTDVHHIHTLITQSHATVGYVFGLLRQYYERVCKETTRGKPQETLYGFLVGCFLYSDVTVCASIKPF